Part of the Sebastes umbrosus isolate fSebUmb1 chromosome 3, fSebUmb1.pri, whole genome shotgun sequence genome is shown below.
AACGATGTTCCAGGCGGGGAAGCTGTGGGtggaagagctggaaaaagaTAATCCCAACTTCTCTGTGGTGGCCAGGGCTCACTCCTACTTGGTGGAAAACCCTCTCTTCCTGTTTGTGGCAGCAGGCATCTTCCTgtgagtgtacacacacacacacacacacacacacacacacacacacacacacacacacacacacacacacacgcacacacacatacactcacatacACTCACATAAACACAGCTGCAGCACGGTGGTCCAGTGTTCAGGCAGATCAGAGTCAGTATGTGCTGTATCTGTCATAAAGCAAGCAGCAGTAAACTATCACACTGCGCTATTATTGAGATCAGTGTTGTTTAGTCACTCTGTCGTTTCTTTCCATCAGGATCGTCATCTACTTCCACAGTCAGGTGCTGGACGGTCAGAGGAAGATCATCAACTTACTACAGGAGCAGATAGAAAATGTAAGACATcacctacatactgtacagacgtggacaaaattgttggtacccttccgttaaataaagaaaaacccacaatgttcactgaaataacttgaaactgacaaaagtaataataaataaaaatttactgaaaattaactaatgaaaatcagacatatcttttgaattatggttcaacagaatcattttaaaaaacaaactaatgaaactggcctggacaaaaatgatggtacccttaacttaatattttgttgaacaaccttttgaggcaatcactgcaatcaagtgatttctgtaactctcaatgagacttctgcacctgttgacaggtatgttggcccactcctcgtgagcaaactgctccagctgtctcaggtttgaagggtgccttctccagactgcatgtttcagctccttccacagatgttcaataggatttagatcagggctcatagaaggccacttcagaatagtccaatgttttgttcttagccattcttgggtgtttttagctgtgttttgggtcattatcctgtttgaggacccatgacctgcgactgagaccaagctttctgacactgggcagcacatttcactccagaatgccttgatagtcttcagatttcattgcaccctgcacagattcaagacaccctgtgccagatgcagcaaagcagccccataacataacctagcctcctccatgtttcacattaggtacagtgttcttttctttggatgcttcatttttgcgtctgtgaacatagagctgatgtgacttgccaaaaagctccagttttgtctcatctgtccaaaggacattctcccagaagctttgtggcttgtcaatatgcattttggaaaattccagtctcgcttttttatgatttggtgtcctcctcggttgtcttccattaagtccactttggctcaaacagtgacggatggtgcgatctgacactgatgtaccttgaccttggagttcacctctaatctctttggaagttgttctgggctctttggttaccattcgtattatccgtctcttcaatttgtcatcaattttcctcttgcggccacgtccagggaggttggctacagtcccatggaccttaaacttctgaataatatgtgcagctgtagtcacaggaacatcaagctgcttggagatggtcttatagcctttacctttaacatgaaggtctataatgttctttctgatgccctgagacaactctctccttagctttctgtggtccatgttcagtgtggtacacaccatgataccaaacagcacagtgacttcttttgaccctttaaataggcagactgactgattacaagtttgaagatacctgtgatgctaattacaggacacaccttagtttaacatgtccctatggtcaaactattttacatcttttctaagggtaccatcatttttgtccaggccagtttcattagtttgttttttaaaatgattctgttgaaccacaattcaaaaacaatatctgattttcattagttcattttcagtaaatttttatttattattacttttgtcagtttcaagttatttcagtgaccattgtgagtttttctttatttaacggaagggtaccaacaattttgtccacgtgtgtatATACAGCTCTGTTTCTCTGTCGTAAAGATTTTCTCAAGCTTTTTGATCAATCTGGTTCACCGTCCCCTTTTCACCTCTCTGCTCAGGAGGGAGAGGATAAGAAGTTTCTGATCACTCGCCTTCAGTCTATCCACGAGCAAAAACGAACCCCCGGACGAAGACTCACAAGTCAGGTCAGTctttgctgctctgctgctttaCAAAAGCTGTTTTTGTCTGAAGCTCAAACTAAGGATGCACGGATATCGAGCCGATACtcactcaaatagctggatcgggtgtCAGTGACAATGGAGTCGATCtgttcaattcagttctatgtttatatactatatacattttattctggaactttaattcctgtttaacttttgaccaatttgttgctgcattcaAAAGGTTTACTtgaactgtaattcctgttaattttgaagattttttaccaagttgctggtgtacaatttattttaataataaataacaattccgtaaatgtatatctttgtatttatttgttaggagagcaatgtttaagtcaagcctgatgttgccttacacataaaagaatgatctcagtcacttccacacagtgaggcatacagcttattaattaaacactgggatcggtactcggtatcggctgatacccaaagcccaggtatcgctatcgggctGAAAAAGttgtatcagtgcatccctagctaAAACAATCTCTATATACCCTGGTCTACTCTTacctcctgtgtttttttttccctgtagGACTCCGGGTGTTGAGATCCCAACCTCCAGTCAACAAGCCTCCTCAATTCTATGAGCACTGAGGTCTGGAGAAATCTTAAGCCAGCACGGCTATAACTGGAATAACAACAGGGAAGGACCACTGTAAATATGACCAAATTCAAATGTAATATGCATTTTAAATTTGGTCAGGATTTTATTGGCTGGAGCGATTGTAGTGAAGCAAAACAAACCAAGTGGAAATATCAGGTGAAACAAAGCTGTCTGCTTTATACAGTGCTGTTTAGAGATGAAACGCCTGAACTCAAACTGTAGAAAGTTAAATGTTACAGATGGACAGTATAACCGATGTTCATCAGTTTAAAATGGACTTCAGTCATCTCTCGGAAAAGCACTTTCATATCAACTGTGAAcaactgtgttttttattattatttctcctgcaaaaaaaactgtatgtagtctacaatgttttttttaatgcttttaatttttttaaataattttatcaGTATGTGTGTTGTACAGTAGTTAAACTTTGGATGCTGTGGGTGTGGGCATGATAATACTGGAAATGActtttccattttgttttcTGAATTGCTCCTTTAGGGTGATAACTGCCATTGTGTTGTCATACTGTAgcgattaaaatatgtttttatcatatcagcatgtatttgtatttattcgTGCTTATATAAGGTGTGGGAACTACTACAGCAGCACAAGAAAAAACATGTTACAAACTCGACAGCCTGAAAAATAATATGGATATAACTTGTACTATTAGCACTTATAGTACTTGTGGTTACATATAGTAtagaaagtatttttttcacaaacatgcaaataaaaaagtcaaatgtATGAAGACACTGTAACAGTAACTAACtataagacacataaaagaTATTTTCagtagaaaaatatttttttttttcacttttaagtACCCTGAAGAACAAAGTAATAATCTTAATCTCTGTACCTTTTATTAGTAAATATTAcccattaaattattatttttccaaaattagaaaaagcagcatatttggtGGAGGGTAGAAACAGCAGCACCGTAGACGCATCTCTGAATGTGATAGTTAATGTGGACAGAAGAGAGCACCAAATCCTCACAACACAAACTGGGAGGTGTTTTCAATCTTTCCCATCAATTCTAGTTCAGACTACCACCATGACAGTCTCTACTGCACatacatatttactgtatatatatacacacacacacacactgtacccaCTTTTCATTATATTTGTGTACACCTCACAATAATAGCATgtctacagtatatttatatgtCTATATGTTAAAACAAGTGATTCCATATGTTGTGTCTAAACGTTCTGGTTTCATTATATTTGACTCAACTCATCAGGCACTTGTGAGTTTTTTGAGTTCAGTATTTTTAGAAAGTTGAGTCTTATCATTAGAGGTCTGCTTTACATGTTCCTGTTGTCTTCCATTGATGCTCAGTATCTTCTCCACAGAATGGCTTACTGACGCTACACTAACATTGCTGCGCTTTAAAGAACAGCAGCTCAGCTCCCGTTGTTGAGCATGCCCAGCAGCTTCCTGGGGTCCATCCCCTGCTGCTGGGCCACCTTCTGCACATCAAAGCCCATGTGCTTCAGGAACTGGATCACGCTCATCTCCTGTCCCGTCAGCTGGTCGCGAATAGTCGGGCAGGAGGGATTACAGTGGGGCCACGGGCAGCTGTCGATCAAATGCAGAGGGCAGCCCCTCACGGGTGGGGTCTTGTGCTTTTGGTGGTTGTAGTTGCTGCCGTTGATTTGGTTGTTGACTTGGAGGCTTCGGTCCCAGCAGTGGAGGGCTCTGGGCAGGGAGGTGCCTTTCACCTGAATGTCCATCCAGTCGCTGCAGGGACAGGAAGACGCATAGCGAAGAATTGGTTATTACAATGTGAAATGTACAGTCTGTATACCTGCATACAATCTTTGTTAActgttttaaatgattatggGCACTGTCATGAGgattcatttaaaatgtaataccAGATAGAATTGGGCGATGTGATGATATACATATACCACCATGGTATCAATCCCCTTAAAGAGATAGTTCAGgtgcctccagtttggagaagcagactggAGTTACTGTTCAGAAGCAAAACGATGCACTGCTGTGGaaggggccggcagcaaaacgtattttagccacctaaaaaaatcagtatcGGTTTAAGTGTTAGCtaaatttattatattttcaccagtttaccttgccatgagacagctatacagtctgtttctgacagggaactgaagccgttatctatgctctcggcAAAGCAACCAGAgttcattgaaaaaaactgtaattttacctcgcagaacaccgctgcctcgatcggttagtttgtttgtgctattgtgtgactttagcattaataacggcttcagtttccagttggaaagggctgtctgacggcaaggtaaagcggtgaaattATTCGAAATACtgtatagcgtacacttaaactaatattttttttttttttttaggtgggtctctcttttaggtagctaaaatacattttgctgccggctccgtccacagcagtacatcgttttgcttccgtgtggtaactcctgtctgtttctccaagctgtgagggtgccgaccgtcatctacttaaaatgtaatatacctactatggataagtacctcacacaagaccactcaaaacacccaaactatccctttaagtacaatGCTGCGAATTAATGGGCAGCATTGCTTTATTTGCACTACAGGATGTTTTCATCAATGTGTTGAGGTACCTTGTTGGATATTTAATTCTGCTAAAAGCAGACTTCACTgcctgttattttttatattttgtatgaaTATAAAGTTGATTGTAAAGTGTAAGATTAAGGGAGAGCAAAGGTTGAAGTATCTAACTGATAGCAGCCAGTTAATGAAGGTGAGTATTGACTCACCAGCGGAGTGTTTGAATCAATTGTTAACCTTAAAGGTCCAACGTTTTATTTACTTACGTTCTAGTAATGAGTCCGTGTGCCAGACAGGCCGGAGCAAACATCGCCCTGCCATTCAAAACACAGAATCACACAGTCAACAAAACTGTCTTTCTTAATTTACAGTatcttgtgtgagtgtgtgtttgtcagtctTACGGTGCGTCTTGCAGCGTGCTCCTTAGCTCCTGTCCCAGGTTCTGTATGTACCTCCACTGGCCCTCGTGGATGGGCTGCCCGGTCAGGTGGATGTTGTCAACCATCAGCTGGGCCTCGTCAAACAGCCACTGCACCACGAATACCGGGCCTAGACAGTGGAGAGGATGCACTGCAGGTCAGATTTTAAGTGACACACCAGCCTCTCTGTCTTTATCCTCTATATGTCAGTCTTGTGGAGAAGCTCAGGGTGTTTTGTTGCTCACTTTTTATCGTGGGGAAGACTTTATATCCAAAGAAACAGTTCCACTCCTCTCCCACATGAGTCTGTCTGCAGCTCTCTGGCACCAAACCGCCCCAGTACCTGCAAAGTATCACCACTTAACAAAATCTGTACTACTTATGAACCTTCCTCCCTAACTTCTTAACTTTTAACACCAGCTTTCTGCTATCCACCTGTCCTACCTGATGCCTCTCTTTATGGCCTCAGTGGGGGCACAGCTGATGGTGTCCAggcagtctgtgaatttgtacTGTTTGTTGTCCAGGAACCAGCCGGAGTCGGCCAGGCCCCGGACCTGCACTCCTCCGTGGCCCTGCGACTCCAGCTGCTCTGCAACCTGGTCCACGTTCAGCAGGACGCCGGTACCACCCGCACTGGTGACAGGAAGATTGGGATCAGAGGGTGCTACTGAGCGATTGTCTtcggtgaaacacacacacgcacacactcacacactcacacacacacacacatagtaggcaacacacccacacacatgttGAACTGACCTGCTTCCTGCCAGAAGCAGAACCTTGGCGTTGTCCAGACCTTTCGTCAGCAGCTCATTCACCACCTCCTTAATGATCAGAGAGCCCATGAACGCATAATCACCTGAgaacaaagatgtttttgatTTATTAACTTAGAGCCACACTTGACTACTAACTCTACAGCAGTATTATACAGCTGCTGAAAACTTTGCATAAAGAGAAACTTTcaattttaaaggtttattaatTAACAAGGGTATATTTAAAAAGGTATCATGTTTTAAGGTGTTTTATTAAGGTTTTTTATGTGCTTAGTTTACAGGGttgttaatgcattaattaaTCCAAAGTGGTACCTTACTGATAACATTGAATTATACTCCACTAGcagaggtggaatgtaactaaatacttttactcaagtactgtacttatgtACACTTTcgacatacttgtactttactttgagtatttccattttctgctactttatacttctaatcCACGACACCTCAGAGggaattattgtactttttactccactatattaaTTTAAAACCTATAATTAGTTACTACTtactttttttacaaaatatacGCTTAtttgatatgatgcagtactatTAGGATCTCAGGCAGGCAAACTCCTACAGCTTCTTAACTGATGGTATGTTGATGTaactatttaaattattttatcttGTTTATATCTTAAGTTTTTGGATCATAGTtacttttatcatgttttttttgagaAGCCCTTCCTACtaactttgtttttgaaaggtgctatgtAAAGTTATTGTTACTAATCTACATTGTAGTATAGTAGGTAAGTATCCACATTGATGAACTACTACATTAAAATGCTcgttagtgataaaaacagagtaatataatattctctaATAATATGACACTttgaaaggagccattctgcatgataaaatatttaacttttggtactttaagtatattttgatgctaataatataataataataatatactaatTCTACTTAAATaatgttttgaatgcaggatttttacttgtaatggagtatttttagactgtggtatttctacttttactctaAATAAAGGATCTgactacttcttccaccactgtcaaCTAGTGACACTCAgacactttttttgttttaagctATGGCATTTTGAAAGTAATAATTGATCTTGATTTCATGGAAACGGATACCTGTAAGTCTAGTGCTATACCTCCTCTGCACAGCTTATGTGTTATGTTATTCATAAACCTGCCGAGTGTCTATCACGAACACAATATAATGAGGGTTTTCAAAATGTCAGACATGGTGAAAATTAGGGAGGAAGTTCAAGACTGTATAGCTGATATAAGAGCTAAAAGAAGAAGCTGCCACACATCAAAGACACAGAAAACTGAACGAAACAATGAGCTCCCAGATCATCAGATCTCTGTCTCGGTAGCCTCTGGTGTGTTCACTCACTCGCTCCTTTTCTCTGCCTTTAAATAGCTAGAACATGAGATCCACAAGCTCACAGCTGATTTATTGTGTCTTACTGTGATCCGTCTTCGGTGTGGCTCCGCTCCACACATCACTGGAGCAGTAGGGGATGTAcctacaggagagagagagagagagagagagagagagagagagagagacttgcaATTATTTGGAATCAAATGTAAAAATCAGAGCAGCTTATATTTGAGCCAGTTCACTGATAGCTGACAGTTGTGCAAATACCAGCCAACGTGGCTGTGTGATGGTCGActgaacacaaatacaaatacagcatataaaaaaatataaaaccatATATCGACACAAATGCATATATTATAAAGAGAAGGAGACAAGTGAGTTCTTACACCATGTTGGCGTTCCACCAGTGAGGGTTTTCCTCTGGCTGAGGAGACAGGATTCCTGTTTCTGTGAAATAAAGAAGGTCCAACATTTACTTCACtttctggacaaaatgtcctcatTAATAGAGTCAAAAAGCTTCAGTGGTttaaggtgctattgataacattcagccactagatgtcacattctcccttctccgttccattgcattcacttcacaacaagtggttgccattttgttgcacaacctgtATATTTTATGGTCAAGGGGAGTGAGACTCAGACCCGTGACACCAACGtggttttactattggctcacaagccttgttagaagtgggagcTAAACGTtggatatcttccacagagatgaaCAAAACATGAATTTTGGTCCcgtcaaaatgtttaaattgcTTAACTCACAATCATACGCATTTatgaaaagccatacttttattctgtagctttttaaaagctctgtggatgttttattttttcaaaatgatttgtctacacaaaaatgttatcaaaaagACCTTAAAAATCTTTTAGGCTACTTGTTAAAATTCACAAaccttgatgtttttttgtgttttgatgtattctgatgtgtgtgtatgtgtgtgtgtgtgtgtgtttgtgttttccctGTGGTCAATAAGTcattaacttttcctgctttggtCAGCAATTACATGAAGGCATTGAAGAGCTCTGTGGCTGCTGCACTGACCACCAGTGTACAGTGTACACCGAGAGGGTGacggggggagagagagagagagagtcataaACAAACAAGGAGTCCCCTGATGACTGGAAGGAAAAGAACCAGAGAGTTTGACTTTTAAAGATTAATGCAAACTCAGCTGAAGAGGAAACGCAAACATGCCTATgaatctccttcattcagaggacgtttttttttttcttccagctgCGGAAAGCAGAAGCTCTGTGGGGCTGTGCAGAGAGTTTGCAAAAGCTACACAAACCAGGAAACACTTtcatgcatgtatatatgtgtgtgcatgagttaATAGTGTGCATTGATTGTGCTGCACACAGTGccggacatgtgtgtgtgtgtgtcttcttgtTACCTGTTCTGGTTTGCGGCCACTTGGTGGAGCTCATCAGTCTCCTCCTCGTCTCATACCTGCTGTCACAGGTCTGCTTGTTGAAACAGTACCACCCGCCTGaacaacacacgcacacacacacacacacacacacacacacgcttgttAACAGGTTATATAGAGTTGTGTTTCACTGTAATGAGCTCTGTGTTATAGGTTCATCCTCACCTTCTAAGAACAGCAGCCACCTCTTGCTGCCTTTAGACTCCTTGATGTAGTACCTGCATGAGAATGCCAAAACAAATCACAGTGAATGTGTcacgcacgcacatacacacatacagatgcaCGCATGCACAACGCAAGCTCCACGGCAGAGATGCTACCGTTGATCTTCCTAACATGACAAATTTGGCGATGATCACTAAAAAGCATCTCTGAAGGAGTCAATTTAGTGGCTTTCACAGCTCAAATCcattatttaaagaggacctattatgattATGCTTATTTTTCCGTGCAtattgtatttggggtttctactagaacatttttatatgctttaatgttcaaaaaaacgctttacttttctcataccgactgtgctgcagcacatcTTTTCTActtcttcggactctgctcctgctctgctctacctgctcttgtttgtttgagggcgtgccaaactatccgttatgcaaatgtgttacttggtgacatcaccacgtttcaaaagaaaaggcgggacttcgaGCGAggagtttcaggcagttcaggagcagtgtttctgtgggggagagtaactccctttggcctggattTTGGGCtctgtaactt
Proteins encoded:
- the LOC119485070 gene encoding palmitoleoyl-protein carboxylesterase notum1a-like, coding for MQGRVVVRSRAGMSAVRSCVLLLFIHMSAPVEARRVTGGRAQSRRVQQQQQQQPPEQQQPPEQHREQSRVEGAESFPLDFTAVEGNMDNFMVQIKNLAQSLYPCSAQKLDQDMKLHFLQNTSVTCNDGSAAGYYIKESKGSKRWLLFLEGGWYCFNKQTCDSRYETRRRLMSSTKWPQTRTETGILSPQPEENPHWWNANMVYIPYCSSDVWSGATPKTDHSDYAFMGSLIIKEVVNELLTKGLDNAKVLLLAGSSAGGTGVLLNVDQVAEQLESQGHGGVQVRGLADSGWFLDNKQYKFTDCLDTISCAPTEAIKRGIRYWGGLVPESCRQTHVGEEWNCFFGYKVFPTIKSPVFVVQWLFDEAQLMVDNIHLTGQPIHEGQWRYIQNLGQELRSTLQDAPAMFAPACLAHGLITRTDWMDIQVKGTSLPRALHCWDRSLQVNNQINGSNYNHQKHKTPPVRGCPLHLIDSCPWPHCNPSCPTIRDQLTGQEMSVIQFLKHMGFDVQKVAQQQGMDPRKLLGMLNNGS